The DNA region ttttaatctctagtCTATTTCTTGAAACCAATGTCTTATGTCTTAGACAACTGTATTTTATTACATGAAGTTATAACATCACTAGTTCTCAACcatatatttattctatttcaagtaaaaatctttaaaattcacaaaataatattaattggGATTTTAtcagttaagattttttttcaaaaagagtaGGTATtgggcctattttttttctttgcatatttattttgtgacttaATTGTCAAGcagaattagaaaatttaaagtaaGTTGAAATATAATATTTGGTATTAAAAGTAGCAACAACAAAATTATTCAATCCATATTCTGGATCAGTATACATTCTTCTCAGGCTGCCATACATTctacatttttatacttaaaatccCAGCTTCGAATGATGGCACTGAAACCGCAATTTCCTTGAACAACAAACATCCAAACAGATTAACAACTCATGACATTTTACTAAGGCAAGAAGTGAAAGAATACACTGTAAATTTATCTGTTTAACATCAGTTCATAGAAACTTAAATAAGGGTTGAAAGAGAAAAGGATTGATTAGGTTTTCAGCTTAATTCTGAACATCCAATCAGCAGAACACTTGCATCCCTAAATTACTTTGAGCAATTAAGATTTTGGTACAAAAACCAAGATTCTATGGCAAcacttttgttttcaaaaagaataaacttttttttaaagaaatcatgttTAGCACCAGCAACTTACGAACTATAAGCACTAAGAATACAAATTACAAATGGAATATTTCCAAAAGTTGACCTAGTATTTGGTATGTAGTTTCCAACTAGAACAATGCTATAAAACTATGGTTAGCTTTCTAAAACAGATGTACAAATCTAgttaaaaaatgttcttaatgTAACCtctatctgaaatgaaaaataacaaaacacaatATTACTGTAATAGTGatggcaaagaaaaagaaaagacacataattttaaaatcatgagTTCATGCATTTGAGAGTATATACAAATGACTCAAAGAGAGAACATAACTAAGAATTAGCCAAAGTTTTTGGTTTGAGAACTCAAAAAGATGGTGTTGGAGAGGTGTAGAAAAGCCAAGAGTTGAATGCCTAAAGGACAACCCTCTCTAATCTCTTCCACACCCCACTCTGCTTAATATACTAAGCAAAGGTAAACTGAGCAGTTCCACCTGGAGAACAAAAGCCACACACGGTTAAAAGCACAAACACAGCATGAAGAAGGAAATGAGGGGACTAGAGGGAAAATCTGGGTACTTGGAGAAGATAGAAGCCATCCTTAGCTCCAGAGACCTGCGTAGTTCCCGTGGAGGCCTGAAGGGAGAGGCCCTCCAGCCGCGAAGAGCTTCATCTCTGGCCAGTTGTAGCAGTGGGTGTAGATCGCATTGGGGAACTCCTCCATGCCTCCGAAGTAGTTCACCCACAGGTCATCGTGGTTGAGCCAGCCTCTGCTGCAggtgagcctcagcttccttccTGTGGGCCCCAGAGAAGACTCCAGGCTGGCTGAGGCCCTCTCCTCCAGGAACTTCTGGGCGCGGACGTCATAGAAGAGCAGGGAGCCATGGCCGGTGCCCACGGTGATGATGTGCTGGTAGAAACTCAGGGAGCGCACACCAGTGCCGCCTTCTCGAGAGCACATGGGCCGGATGTTCTGGTGACCATGACGCAGATCCAGAAAGGAGACGTGGGACTGGGAGCCCACAGCGTACAGGGACAGCTCGTCGCAGTAGGTCAGGCACACGTTCTCTCGGCAGTAGGGCAGCCTGATAGACAGCAGCCTGGACATACTGCTCGGGGCTTTCCACAGGTGGAAGTAGCCATCTAGGGACACTGCTCCCAGCTCCTGGTTCTTGTGATTAAAGGCCAGGGCCCGCACCTTTCGGTTACTGGGGTTGGTGCTGGACCTGGGGATGGTCTCCATGTCCTTTGGGCAGATGTGGGCGTACACCGGGAGCCCTGCATCGTTGTGCCAGGCGATGCTGCCACTGAACATATTGGGATCCATTCTCCACAGAGCCACTGTGCCATCGCGGGACCCGCTCACAGCTACTGTGTCACTCATCCAGGCGATGGAGAAGATCCAGTCCCGGTGGCCCTGTAGGTCGCCCAGGCACACAGGGTCTAGTGTGGGCAGCTGGTAGACAGCCAGGCTGTTGGGGTTCTCACCCCCAGTCGCCAGAAGCGTCTTGGAAGGATTCAGCTCGATGGCGTGGATGCCACAGCTCGAGTGGGCCCGGACCAGCTCGGGTCCCCGGTCCCGCATGAGCGGGATGCGCGTTATCTGGCCCGACTGCACGTCCACCACAAAGAGCGTGTTGCACTTGGTGCCGCACACCACCTGCCTGGCATTCAGCCACTGAGACGCAAACACCTTGTTGAGGGTGCCCAGGGCCAGTTCACGCTCTTGGAGCAGCTCTGGCAGCTTCTGCACCGTGTAGCTGCGCAGTTTGCCGGTGAAGCCCGGAAGCCCCGCAAGGCCCCGCACGCCCACCTCGCGGCCCTTCAGGTAGAGCAGCAGCGAGCGCCGCGTCGCCAGCCGCTTCTGCCTCTTGGGAAGCAGCGGACACTGGCTGTCTGCCGCCCACACGCCCTGCGACGAGGAGCTCGCAGAGGGCCCCTCGATGGCGGGCGCTTTCCTTTTCCTGCTACCTGTTTGCTGCACGGCCATGGTGGGAGAGTGGTGGCGTTGACGGCGGACACAGAAGaccggcggcagcggcggcggcgtgCGTCACCCGTATTGGCCTTGGTGGCGGTGGAGACTGAGGCACCTCCGAGTCAGCCAAGAGTCTCTCAAGAGTCAGGATTCGGGGGCGACCGCAGGACGCGGAGCCTACCGAGTCCGGGGCGCAGCAGTGGGGAAGGAGGCGAGGGCGGCGGAGCCAAAGAAGAACGCGGGCTGGAGGGAGCAAAGCGCGGGCGGGCGGAGCGCGGAGGCGAGGATGGCGGCGCAGTTCTAGGCGAGAGCGGGAAGAAAGGCCTGCTGCACCGCAGGAGCTCAGTCTATATAGGACGAGGACCACACAGGGTttgaaggggaggagaagggaggcggCCGGGGGAGGGAGCTGAGAACAGACAAGCGCGGTGGGGCGTGGGTTGGAGATGTGCTATGCGGGCGGGGATGTATTGAAGGCCTGTGAACCATGAACCCAAGATTGTCTTGTATGACTGTACTTGATCTCCACAGAGAGACAGCAGATAATTTGTTACTCTCAGTACAGAAGCCAAGCTGCATTTTAAAATTGCTACTTAAAATTTGAAACCTAAAATATAGTCAAGCAAGAGGCTGAAACAGCCTAGGAAAATGTCTgtataaagaaacaaatgtgCACTTGATGCATCTTGAGAGACACTTGGCTAAGATTAGACCTTAAACTTAGTGAGGGATGGCAGTTGACAGCTGCCTGGTGACCTTCCCACATAGATGCATAGATTTCTTTAGCAGTAGCTCTTTTCTCAGCCGCTGTTTTCCCTTCACACTGAAGTCTCTGAGCTCCCTTACTGGAGTGCCCCAAGGGATTTGTTTCAAATGCAGATCCTTGGGCACCACTTTCTGGCCTGTGTGATATCTGGGTTTCCTTTGGTCAGCCATAGCCTTAAGAATATGTTGGGCTGCACTGAATGGGGAGATGTTCCTTGGAAGTGCTTGCATCCTTTATAACTTAGAGCTCTAAGAAGGTGGAAAGGAAGACTTTGAGGAAAGATCATGTCTTTCCCTGCTCCCACTAGGTCCTAGAGACTCAGGAGCTTGGGTATATTTCCTTGAGGTCTTGGACTGGGGTTCTGAGGTATAGGCAAGATTTTTCACAAGCAGAGATACATATGAAGAACTTTCCAGATGGAGATACCCACAGAGGCACACTCATGAGAGTGTAAAGGCACTAGCTTAGTCTCAAGAGTTCGACGTTTCATACTTTGCGCTTCTACTTCAGGACAGTCAATCCAGTGGCAGCTTCCTACTAGGCATTCTCAGTTACACAGTGAAAAGGCCTTGGGAGGCTGGTGGTTAACATCTACTCCGCATGCTGGCCCCTCCTCTTGCTGAAAACGTAAGTGATGTGCACAATAGGTGGTGGTGTGAAGATACATTTACTTTTCTGATCAATCAGGGGAGCCCATGGGAGCTACCTTCTGGctgttttctcctccctctctctaccccACCCTGTTTGCTGATTTTCTTCCCCATTTCCCCACCCTTTTCGCAATGTCACCTCAAGTGCACAAATTCTTAGTACAAATCATGGATCCTTCCAACCACTCCAGTCCAGATTCTGTATTCCGTTGTTCCCAATACTCTTCCACACcacaattcttattttttccccatCTTAATCATCCCATAACAGCAGAGAAGTTACATCTGCTGTTGGTGGTGAACATGAAATTAAGGAaggaaggcttcatggagccagtgttttgttttcataggtagagttgggggggggggacaagacATCACAGAAAGAGGCAACTGTATATGAAAATGGTGGAGAGTGTAGAGGAGTGGTTCACAAACTTTACTGACCATTAATATCACTGGCTCAGTTTAATTAATATGCACATATCTTGACCCGATCTCTAAAGATTTGATGCAAATGGTTTGTGGACCATTCTTTGAGAAACATTGGTATAAGTCTAAGCTCGTCCCACACAGGTCAGGATAGGGTGTATTGAGGAGATTAACATCTTTAGTGTACTTCAGGATTACCCTGAAAATGGACCCCTTATCCAAGTGATTATTGTGAAAGCCTTAGCAATTAGAGGCTTATCAGATGGAGACCAAAGCAGAGTGTGGCCTACACAGAGAAATTGGAATTATTAAGTATATAGAACTGATTATGTTTTAATGTATAACTTTATATTTCTACTATACCTATTATAATAACAAGCATTATTACAGAAATTTTATCTAGTTTAATCTATTTTATAATAGTGTTTGCTCCATTttgtggatgaggaaactgaggcttagaaaagtcaagatttttctaaagttaaCGCATTAGTAAATGATGATGCACGATTTGAACTCAAGTTGTCTGAATCCATATCCCACGTTCTTATCCACTTCTCTGATACTTGCGATATGTCAGAGGTTGAGGGAAAGGTTCTGCTTGTCATAGAGATTTAAACCTCATTTCTTTGTACCATCAAAGAATGGACAACTGTGGAAGGTGGGTGCCATGGGTGAAAACATCGAGAACAACTGTGGGAAGTTCTGGGATTCAGTCTGTGATTAGTGTAAGGCTTGCTGAAAGGGGCAGATCTATAGCTTTTCTGACACAGCAGCCAGACAGACTAGCACAAACTAGTGTAGGGATCTTGATGCCATTCTGTAATAGAATGACCAATCAGGGTAACTATAGCAAACAAGAACTAATGACTACATCTATTTCCTATTTCATTGGACCAAATAAGCATCAAAATCTGATACAACCCATAGAAATAAGGAGGAGCCCTTGAAATTACTGATGTTGGACTTTCTATCAGCCAGGTGTGTGCAATTGGGAATCAAATGCAATttgatttagaaaaacaaatgattgtgTTCTATTTTCCTCTCAGGTTTTATGAGAAGATAATACCCATACCCAAGGCACAGAAGAACGAAGAGAAGGATTTGTTGTATGCTTTAGAGGTTGTGGTATCACATATAAAGGAGTAGTAATATCTTATATACTTAATATCATATCCCAAATCATAATGCAATGCCCGTATGTCTTCATTGTATGTTATGTAGTGGAAGATGTGTCTTATAACTGTCCAAAATATGGTAGAGATACAGGAAGGGAAACTTCCAGTTCTGGTGAAGAGAGAACATTTCTACTCCGTCTAGGTGCTCACTGTTAGAACTAAAAGCCCTCTAGACATAgcacaaagaaaaagtaaaatgaagtcTTTCAAATATAGAAAGAAGTGGGAAAGACTACAGACctaaaaatttgaggaaagacAGGGTGGTGAGTTTcctgagtttttctgttgtgtccCATATATCCCAGACAGGAA from Saccopteryx leptura isolate mSacLep1 chromosome X, mSacLep1_pri_phased_curated, whole genome shotgun sequence includes:
- the LOC136385688 gene encoding DDB1- and CUL4-associated factor 12-like protein 2, whose translation is MAVQQTGSRKRKAPAIEGPSASSSSQGVWAADSQCPLLPKRQKRLATRRSLLLYLKGREVGVRGLAGLPGFTGKLRSYTVQKLPELLQERELALGTLNKVFASQWLNARQVVCGTKCNTLFVVDVQSGQITRIPLMRDRGPELVRAHSSCGIHAIELNPSKTLLATGGENPNSLAVYQLPTLDPVCLGDLQGHRDWIFSIAWMSDTVAVSGSRDGTVALWRMDPNMFSGSIAWHNDAGLPVYAHICPKDMETIPRSSTNPSNRKVRALAFNHKNQELGAVSLDGYFHLWKAPSSMSRLLSIRLPYCRENVCLTYCDELSLYAVGSQSHVSFLDLRHGHQNIRPMCSREGGTGVRSLSFYQHIITVGTGHGSLLFYDVRAQKFLEERASASLESSLGPTGRKLRLTCSRGWLNHDDLWVNYFGGMEEFPNAIYTHCYNWPEMKLFAAGGPLPSGLHGNYAGLWS